Proteins from one Ricinus communis isolate WT05 ecotype wild-type chromosome 9, ASM1957865v1, whole genome shotgun sequence genomic window:
- the LOC8271140 gene encoding F-box/LRR-repeat protein At4g29420, which produces MEHLPEPILLEILTRLTDSTELARCRLVSKTFNKLIFSDIRSINLTCTLSRYLKSRSPNTKDQITPFKRIFNRLVNRSDSLVVDSVTIGVEKSLCGITYDDVEEDEWSDDLYLSEVEFVKEWLLLPRVCRELKFLSISDFWIQACWRRSQILALVSSCCHGLLELEVKNSWLSVDGLIPMPVLTSLTLESIRLDDENLSKVNHCFPCLKVLNLVGVGGLREPKIHLYHLRTCRWTVSNAPNSLSIFAPNLLKLELNCIEPRSLILETPLLSDFYLSIRKANKFKVKQLHDLKILQLESTDILSLIRLFPSNSSVERLTVDSPKYAIQTDEMIRLNLEMLFDVFMNVSSLTLLSAAWSDMEKCFLTNGLRHDMEMKELKEVIVQLVIQDIDVTLSFIFTILDKCTNLSDVGLLIHCEVDPNVASSLLSRCKADHPRIRWRWGMWKEGSKGTWISDGIYPAT; this is translated from the exons ACTCGCACGGTGCCGGCTCGTTTCCAAAACATTCAACAAACTGATCTTCTCCGATATCCGTTCAATAAACCTTACATGCACCTTATCCCGATATCTAAAATCAAGGTCCCCGAATACAAAAGACCAAATTACTCCTTTCAAGAGGATATTCAACAGGCTAGTGAATCGCAGCGATTCATTGGTTGTTGATTCTGTTACAATTGGTGTGGAGAAGTCGCTCTGCGGAATAACGTATGACGATGTGGAAGAGGATGAGTGGTCAGATGATTTGTATTTGAGCGAGGTTGAGTTTGTTAAAGAGTGGCTGCTGTTGCCTAGGGTTTGTAGAGAGCTgaaatttctttctatttccGATTTCTGGATTCAAGCATGTTGGCGACGCTCTCAGATTTTAGCtcttgtttcttcttgct GCCATGGTCTTCTTGAGCTTGAGGTGAAGAATTCTTGGCTATCAGTAGATGGTTTGATTCCAATGCCCGTGCTTACAAGTTTAACACTCGAGTCTATAAGACTAGATGATGAGAACTTAAGCAAGGTTAACCATTGCTTTCCTTGTCTAAAAGTTCTCAATTTGGTAGGAGTTGGAGGACTTAGAGAACCAAAGATCCATCTCTATCACCTTAGAACATGCCGATGGACAGTGTCAAACGCTCCAAATTCTCTATCTATTTTTGCTCCCAACCTGTTGAAACTTGAGCTTAATTGCATCGAACCAAGATCTCTTATTCTGGAAACTCCATTGTTGTCTGATTTCTACCTTTCTATACGGAAAGCAAATAAGTTTAAAGTAAAACAGCTACATGATTTGAAAATCTTACAGCTTGAATCGACCGATATTCTTAGCCTCATACGTTTGTTTCCTTCTAATAGTTCAGTTGAGAGGCTGACAGTTGACTCTCCGAAATATGCAATTCAAACTGATGAAATGATTAGGCTTAACCTGGAGATGCTGTTTGATGTGTTCATGAATGTGAGCTCACTTACTTTGTTGTCCGCTGCTTGGTCTGATATGGAGAAATGTTTTCTCACTAATGGTTTGCGGCATGATATGGAAATGAAGGAGTTGAAAGAAGTAATTGTACAATTAGTTATACAAGATATTGATGTTACTTTGTCATTTATTTTCACAATCTTGGATAAGTGCACCAATTTGTCAGATGTTGGACTGCTCATTCACTGTGAAGTAGATCCAAATGTTGCCAGCAGCCTCCTCTCTCGATGTAAAGCGGATCATCCAAGAATTAGATGGAGATGGGGAATGTGGAAGGAAGGCTCAAAAGGCACCTGGATCTCTGATGGCATCTATCCTGCTACCTAG